A single window of Marinobacter sp. LA51 DNA harbors:
- a CDS encoding sugar 3,4-ketoisomerase translates to MSDKDTSLVQVVEFPSLGDDRGSLVALEGKQSIPFDIKRVYYIFGTQPGVARGFHAHKALKQIAVCVVGKCRIMLDNGEEKEEVWLDSPTKGLLIEDMVWREMHDFSDDCVLMVLASEHYDESDYIRDYDDFIRQVKS, encoded by the coding sequence ATGAGCGATAAGGATACCAGCTTAGTCCAAGTGGTCGAATTCCCCTCACTCGGTGACGACCGTGGCTCGTTGGTCGCGCTGGAAGGCAAACAATCGATACCCTTCGACATAAAGCGTGTCTACTACATTTTTGGGACCCAGCCTGGTGTGGCGCGTGGTTTTCATGCTCATAAGGCTCTGAAGCAAATTGCGGTATGCGTCGTAGGCAAGTGCAGAATAATGCTGGATAACGGTGAGGAAAAAGAGGAAGTCTGGTTGGATTCTCCGACCAAAGGTCTGTTAATAGAAGATATGGTCTGGCGGGAAATGCACGACTTTAGCGACGATTGTGTCTTGATGGTGTTGGCCAGTGAGCATTATGACGAAAGTGATTATATCCGGGATTACGACGATTTTATCCGTCAGGTGAAATCATGA
- the rfbA gene encoding glucose-1-phosphate thymidylyltransferase RfbA — MKGIILAGGSGTRLYPITLGTSKQLLPVYDKPMIYYPLSVLMLAGIRDILIITTPEDEPSFKRSLGSGEQFGIKLSYATQPSPDGLAQAFMIGEDFIGKSSVCLVLGDNIFYGQGFTPKLREAVKRTEQGQGATVFGYQVKDPERFGVVAFDENHKALSIEEKPAKPQSHYAVTGLYFYDNRVIDIAKSVAPSHRGELEITDVNKVYLEAGELNVERLGRGFAWLDTGTHESLLEAAQFVETIEKRQGYKIACLEEIAFNNGWLSKAQLLAQANELKKNSYGTYLQELVDER, encoded by the coding sequence ATGAAAGGCATTATTCTCGCCGGCGGCTCGGGTACGCGGCTTTACCCAATTACCCTTGGAACTTCTAAACAGCTTTTGCCGGTTTACGACAAACCGATGATCTATTATCCGCTTTCCGTCCTTATGCTGGCCGGTATAAGGGATATTCTGATCATCACCACCCCGGAAGACGAGCCGAGTTTCAAGCGGAGCCTGGGCAGCGGTGAGCAGTTTGGCATCAAGCTTAGTTATGCGACGCAACCTAGCCCCGATGGCCTAGCCCAAGCGTTTATGATCGGCGAGGATTTTATAGGCAAAAGCAGCGTATGCTTGGTACTGGGCGACAACATTTTTTACGGCCAAGGCTTTACCCCAAAGCTGCGTGAAGCTGTAAAACGCACCGAGCAAGGGCAGGGTGCTACTGTCTTCGGCTACCAGGTAAAAGACCCGGAACGTTTTGGTGTAGTAGCGTTTGACGAAAACCACAAAGCGCTTTCTATTGAAGAAAAACCCGCCAAACCTCAATCCCACTATGCGGTGACTGGCCTGTATTTCTACGACAATCGCGTAATTGATATCGCCAAGTCCGTTGCACCCTCGCACCGTGGCGAACTAGAAATTACGGACGTAAACAAAGTCTACCTAGAGGCGGGTGAACTGAACGTCGAGCGATTAGGGCGCGGTTTCGCCTGGCTGGATACCGGTACCCACGAAAGCCTGCTGGAGGCGGCGCAGTTTGTGGAAACCATAGAGAAACGCCAAGGTTACAAGATCGCGTGTTTGGAGGAGATTGCTTTCAATAATGGCTGGTTGAGCAAGGCCCAGCTGCTTGCCCAGGCAAACGAGCTTAAGAAAAACAGCTACGGAACTTACCTGCAGGAGTTGGTTGATGAGCGATAA
- a CDS encoding GNVR domain-containing protein, translating into MNDINDHMRREDVASAEARIAYLEKKLNDTNIAGMQQVFFELIESETRTVMLANAQREYVFRSIDPAVVPQEPSEPKRVLIAMIATLLGGMLGVFIVFIRAASKDSPILVTETNPEALAS; encoded by the coding sequence GTGAACGACATTAACGATCACATGCGCAGAGAGGATGTGGCAAGTGCCGAGGCCCGGATTGCCTATCTGGAAAAAAAGCTGAACGACACCAACATTGCAGGTATGCAACAGGTGTTTTTTGAGCTTATCGAAAGTGAAACCCGTACCGTAATGCTTGCAAATGCCCAGCGAGAATATGTGTTTAGATCGATCGATCCGGCAGTTGTTCCGCAGGAGCCAAGTGAACCTAAGCGAGTTTTAATCGCCATGATTGCCACTTTGCTTGGCGGTATGCTCGGTGTTTTCATTGTGTTCATCCGGGCCGCTTCGAAAGATAGCCCCATATTAGTAACAGAGACTAATCCAGAGGCTTTAGCCTCATAG
- the cysQ gene encoding 3'(2'),5'-bisphosphate nucleotidase CysQ, which produces MEYSSVLRDVIKVADKASKRVLHIYQSDFKVGYKDDSSPITAADLASHEEIEKGLRTISHDIPILSEEGRSIDWRYRKHWRRFWLIDPIDGTKDFTQRTGEFTVNIALIEDGEPVMGVVTAPATMEAYWGLKGQGAHKRDRSGAVHRISVSEPKAVKRVVASKNHLNEETRAYIAALGDHELVQAGSSLKLCRIAEGRADIYPRLGPTCEWDTAAAHAVLVAAGGRVERLDGEPLLYGKEDVLNPHFIALGRR; this is translated from the coding sequence ATGGAATACAGCTCTGTTCTCCGGGATGTCATCAAAGTTGCAGATAAGGCGAGCAAGCGCGTCCTCCATATCTACCAGTCCGACTTCAAGGTTGGCTACAAAGACGACAGCTCACCTATAACTGCAGCGGATCTGGCGAGCCATGAGGAGATCGAGAAAGGCCTGCGAACTATCAGTCATGACATCCCCATTTTGTCAGAAGAAGGTCGGTCGATTGACTGGCGTTACCGCAAACATTGGCGCCGTTTCTGGTTGATCGATCCGATTGATGGCACCAAGGATTTCACCCAGCGTACCGGTGAGTTCACGGTCAATATCGCTCTCATAGAAGATGGAGAGCCCGTTATGGGTGTAGTGACTGCGCCGGCGACGATGGAAGCCTATTGGGGACTTAAAGGTCAGGGCGCTCATAAGCGTGACCGGAGTGGAGCGGTCCACCGCATCAGTGTTTCTGAACCGAAGGCCGTTAAAAGGGTGGTTGCCAGCAAGAACCACCTGAATGAAGAAACAAGAGCTTACATAGCTGCGTTAGGCGACCATGAATTGGTTCAGGCCGGTAGCTCCCTGAAACTTTGCCGTATAGCTGAAGGTCGGGCGGATATATATCCTCGCCTCGGGCCAACCTGTGAGTGGGATACGGCTGCGGCTCATGCAGTGCTTGTTGCAGCTGGGGGCAGAGTTGAGAGACTCGATGGTGAGCCACTCCTCTACGGGAAGGAGGACGTGCTCAACCCTCACTTTATCGCTTTGGGTCGACGTTAA
- a CDS encoding Wzz/FepE/Etk N-terminal domain-containing protein codes for MKNYQIFSEYLEDDEIDLRQLFGILWSGKWVIVVVTLLFAVGGVAYAFSQPNIYQSTVLLAPANEDSGVGGISGQLGGLASLAGVSLGSGRSNQTVIAKEVLRSRAFLADFINRHDLAVPLVAVEGWSHNTGKWQFNRNIYNHESGQWLRNKEGKSLQPTDWDLVKVFKSKHIRISENQHSGLFTLNVKSLSPEAARQWAD; via the coding sequence ATGAAAAATTACCAGATATTCTCGGAATATCTTGAAGATGATGAAATAGATCTACGCCAGTTGTTCGGCATCCTATGGTCTGGCAAATGGGTGATTGTTGTCGTCACCCTCTTGTTTGCTGTTGGCGGAGTGGCATACGCTTTTTCTCAACCGAATATCTATCAATCCACAGTTCTTTTGGCTCCCGCCAATGAAGATAGTGGTGTGGGAGGTATTTCTGGTCAGCTTGGTGGTTTGGCCAGTCTCGCAGGTGTCAGTCTTGGTAGTGGCCGCTCAAATCAAACAGTTATCGCCAAGGAAGTGCTTCGCTCCCGTGCATTCCTGGCAGATTTCATTAATCGCCACGATCTGGCGGTTCCTCTAGTGGCGGTGGAGGGCTGGAGCCACAATACAGGCAAGTGGCAATTCAACCGAAATATCTATAATCACGAAAGCGGGCAATGGTTGCGGAATAAAGAAGGAAAAAGTCTGCAACCTACAGATTGGGATCTGGTGAAGGTCTTCAAAAGCAAACACATTCGTATTAGCGAAAACCAGCACAGTGGCCTCTTTACGCTGAACGTTAAAAGCCTTTCTCCGGAGGCTGCCAGACAATGGGCCGACTGA
- a CDS encoding NAD-dependent epimerase/dehydratase family protein: MTQYEELQNTLNTVPKTWLVTGVAGFIGSNLLEHLLKLNQTVVGLDNFATGHQHNLEEVKAQVSPGQWQRFSFVEGDIRSLEDCHQACRGVDYVLHQAALGSVPRSINDPITTDGTNIGGFLNMLVAARDAGVASFTYAASSSTYGDHAALPKVEENIGKPLSPYAVTKYVNELYADVFAKTYGFNTIGLRYFNVFGKRQDPNGAYAAVIPKWAAGMIQGEDIFINGDGETSRDFCFIENAVQANLLAATAEQSAKNEVYNVAVGDRTTLNDLFNALQSALAENGNPYAKPPVYREFRAGDVRHSQAGISKAESQLGYEPEYRINAGIVKAMPWYIENVG, encoded by the coding sequence ATGACCCAATACGAAGAGTTGCAGAACACGCTAAACACCGTCCCGAAAACATGGCTGGTAACTGGCGTAGCCGGTTTTATCGGTTCGAATCTGCTGGAACACTTGCTCAAGCTAAACCAAACCGTAGTTGGACTGGATAACTTCGCGACGGGCCACCAGCATAACCTGGAAGAGGTAAAAGCCCAGGTCAGCCCTGGGCAATGGCAGCGTTTCTCATTTGTCGAAGGTGACATCCGCTCACTGGAGGATTGCCACCAAGCGTGCAGAGGTGTGGACTACGTACTGCACCAGGCCGCCCTGGGATCTGTTCCACGAAGCATTAACGACCCGATAACGACCGATGGCACCAATATTGGTGGCTTCCTGAATATGCTTGTGGCCGCCCGTGATGCTGGAGTCGCTAGTTTCACCTACGCTGCCAGCAGCTCCACATACGGTGACCATGCTGCGCTACCGAAAGTGGAAGAGAATATCGGTAAGCCGCTATCCCCCTACGCTGTTACCAAATACGTCAATGAACTGTATGCCGACGTCTTTGCCAAAACCTATGGTTTCAATACCATTGGCCTGCGCTACTTCAATGTGTTCGGCAAGCGACAAGATCCGAACGGGGCCTACGCTGCTGTTATTCCGAAATGGGCCGCAGGGATGATTCAAGGCGAGGATATCTTTATCAACGGTGATGGCGAAACCAGTCGGGATTTCTGCTTTATCGAGAATGCCGTACAGGCCAACCTGCTTGCCGCAACCGCAGAGCAAAGCGCCAAAAATGAAGTCTACAATGTTGCCGTGGGCGATCGGACCACGCTGAACGACCTGTTTAACGCGCTACAATCGGCGTTAGCAGAAAACGGAAATCCCTACGCTAAGCCACCGGTTTACCGGGAATTTCGGGCCGGCGACGTTCGCCACTCTCAGGCTGGTATCAGCAAGGCGGAGAGCCAGCTCGGTTACGAGCCGGAATACAGAATTAACGCAGGTATCGTCAAAGCTATGCCCTGGTATATTGAGAACGTAGGTTAA
- the tviB gene encoding Vi polysaccharide biosynthesis UDP-N-acetylglucosamine C-6 dehydrogenase TviB, whose translation MQTDNLNLAVIGLGYVGLPLAVEFGKKRPVIGFDINQKRVTELQNGQDHTLEVSSKELEQAAQLSYTSSVEDLKSANVYIVTVPTPIDEHKRPDLTPLIKASETIGKTLKQGDIVIYESTVYPGATEEDCVPVLERVSGLVFNRDFYAGYSPERINPGDKEHRVTNIKKVTAGSTPEIADLVDALYNEIITVGTHKASSIKVAEAAKVIENTQRDLNIALINELAMIFNKMGIDTEAVLQAAGSKWNFLPFRPGLVGGHCIGVDPYYLTHKAQTIGYHPEIILAGRRLNDGMGAYVVSQLVKAMLKKRIHVEGARVLVMGLTFKENCPDLRNTRVIDIVKELGEYNIEVDVYDPWVSNAEAKNEYDIDPIPEPKDGQYDGVILAVGHDQFKALGATGIRSLVKSGGVVYDLKYILSAHESDIRL comes from the coding sequence ATGCAAACAGATAATCTAAACCTTGCGGTAATAGGTCTAGGCTATGTTGGCCTGCCGTTGGCCGTTGAATTTGGAAAAAAACGCCCTGTTATCGGTTTTGATATTAACCAGAAGCGGGTCACCGAACTCCAGAATGGCCAAGACCACACCCTGGAAGTAAGCAGCAAGGAACTGGAACAGGCGGCCCAGCTTAGCTATACCTCGAGCGTTGAAGATCTCAAATCCGCCAACGTCTACATCGTAACGGTGCCGACTCCGATCGACGAACACAAACGCCCGGACCTGACCCCGTTGATCAAGGCCAGTGAAACCATCGGTAAAACTCTCAAACAGGGCGATATCGTAATATATGAGTCCACAGTTTACCCAGGGGCGACCGAGGAAGACTGTGTCCCGGTACTGGAGCGGGTATCCGGTCTAGTGTTCAACCGGGATTTCTATGCTGGCTACAGTCCGGAGCGGATTAACCCCGGTGACAAGGAGCACCGGGTCACCAACATCAAAAAGGTCACTGCGGGCTCCACTCCTGAAATCGCCGACTTGGTGGATGCGCTGTACAACGAAATTATTACAGTAGGCACCCACAAGGCGAGTAGTATCAAAGTCGCGGAAGCTGCCAAGGTCATCGAAAACACTCAGCGAGACCTGAATATTGCCCTGATCAACGAACTGGCGATGATCTTCAATAAGATGGGCATAGATACCGAGGCTGTCCTGCAAGCTGCAGGTTCCAAATGGAACTTCCTTCCTTTCCGTCCAGGCCTGGTGGGTGGCCACTGTATTGGCGTGGACCCGTACTATCTGACTCATAAAGCGCAGACCATTGGCTACCATCCCGAAATCATCCTCGCCGGCCGTCGACTTAACGATGGCATGGGTGCCTACGTGGTCTCGCAGCTCGTAAAGGCCATGCTCAAAAAGCGTATCCATGTTGAAGGAGCCCGGGTTCTCGTGATGGGGCTCACTTTCAAGGAGAACTGCCCGGATCTGCGTAATACCCGGGTGATCGATATCGTAAAAGAGCTGGGCGAATACAATATTGAAGTGGATGTATACGATCCTTGGGTAAGCAATGCCGAGGCTAAGAATGAATACGACATTGATCCCATTCCAGAGCCCAAGGACGGGCAGTACGACGGCGTGATCCTTGCTGTGGGGCATGATCAATTCAAGGCCCTTGGGGCAACTGGTATTAGGTCGCTGGTAAAGTCAGGCGGAGTGGTTTACGACCTGAAGTACATTCTTTCCGCACACGAATCCGACATCAGGCTGTAA
- a CDS encoding acyltransferase has translation MSFIHPTADVASSQIGEGTRIWQFVVILEGACIGKDCNICAQTLIEGDVVVGDNVTVKSGVQLWDGTLIENDVFVGPNATFTNDSYPRSKVYPDAFSGITVKRGASIGANATLLPGICIGEEAMVGAGAVVTKDVPPRALVVGNPARIVRYIET, from the coding sequence ATGAGTTTCATTCACCCGACGGCTGACGTCGCAAGCTCACAGATCGGAGAGGGGACCCGAATTTGGCAATTTGTTGTAATTCTTGAAGGCGCTTGTATAGGTAAGGATTGCAATATCTGCGCACAGACTCTGATCGAGGGTGATGTGGTTGTAGGGGACAACGTAACCGTCAAATCTGGGGTGCAGCTATGGGATGGAACCCTTATCGAAAACGATGTGTTTGTTGGGCCCAATGCAACGTTCACAAATGATTCGTACCCCCGTTCCAAAGTCTATCCAGATGCGTTTTCAGGTATAACGGTAAAAAGAGGGGCTAGTATTGGAGCGAATGCAACCTTGCTGCCCGGGATCTGTATCGGTGAGGAGGCAATGGTTGGTGCGGGTGCGGTGGTAACTAAAGATGTCCCCCCTCGTGCTCTGGTTGTTGGTAATCCCGCCCGAATTGTCAGGTATATTGAAACATGA
- the rfbB gene encoding dTDP-glucose 4,6-dehydratase, with translation MKLLVTGGAGFIGSAVIRHIIWNTRDEVVNLDKLTYAGNLESLAAVSDSSRYAFEQVDICNRTEVDRVLKDHQPDAIMHLAAESHVDRSIDGPAEFIETNIVGTYTLLEAVRQYWQTLESERRENFRFHHISTDEVYGDLDGPENLFTEQTPYAPSSPYSASKASSDHLVRAWCRTYGLPVLVTNCSNNYGPFHFPEKLIPLVILNALEGKPLPVYGKGEQIRDWLYVEDHAQALYEVVAEGKVGETYNIGGHNEKRNIDVVQAICGLLEELAPEKPSGLVNYRDLITFVTDRPGHDLRYAIDASKIQKELGWVPKESFETGLRKTVLWYLNNLEWCHRVQDGSYQRERIGVGA, from the coding sequence ATGAAATTACTGGTCACCGGCGGCGCCGGCTTCATTGGCTCCGCCGTTATCCGCCACATTATCTGGAACACTCGGGATGAAGTGGTTAATCTTGATAAGCTCACTTACGCTGGTAATCTCGAAAGCCTAGCAGCGGTGAGCGACAGCAGCCGCTACGCTTTTGAACAGGTTGATATCTGCAACCGCACCGAGGTCGACCGGGTGCTGAAAGACCATCAGCCGGACGCCATCATGCACCTGGCTGCCGAAAGCCACGTAGACCGCTCCATTGATGGCCCCGCCGAATTCATAGAAACCAACATCGTCGGCACCTACACCCTGCTGGAAGCGGTCCGCCAATATTGGCAAACACTCGAGTCCGAGCGCCGCGAGAACTTTCGCTTCCACCACATCAGCACAGACGAAGTCTACGGCGACCTGGATGGCCCGGAAAACTTGTTCACTGAACAAACACCGTATGCCCCGAGCAGCCCCTACAGCGCCAGCAAGGCTAGCTCAGACCATCTTGTTCGAGCTTGGTGCAGGACATATGGCCTGCCGGTATTGGTCACCAACTGCTCCAACAATTACGGTCCCTTCCATTTTCCGGAAAAACTCATACCGCTAGTTATCCTCAACGCTTTGGAAGGAAAGCCGCTGCCTGTTTACGGTAAAGGCGAGCAAATCCGCGACTGGCTGTATGTAGAGGATCATGCCCAAGCATTGTATGAAGTGGTGGCTGAAGGCAAAGTGGGCGAAACCTACAACATCGGTGGCCACAATGAGAAACGCAATATCGACGTGGTTCAGGCCATTTGCGGCCTATTGGAAGAGTTGGCCCCTGAAAAACCCTCTGGTCTGGTAAACTACCGTGATCTGATCACCTTCGTAACCGACCGCCCCGGCCACGACCTGCGCTACGCCATAGACGCCAGCAAAATTCAGAAAGAATTGGGTTGGGTGCCAAAAGAAAGCTTCGAGACCGGCCTCCGCAAAACCGTACTGTGGTACCTCAACAATCTGGAATGGTGCCATCGGGTACAAGACGGCAGCTATCAACGGGAACGCATTGGAGTTGGCGCATGA
- a CDS encoding Wzz/FepE/Etk N-terminal domain-containing protein gives MTQSENTSRARYDDEISLVELASTFLRRRRVFYVVFVVTMLAGLVYAILAPAKYEYVSLVKVAEKGSGEYLDEPSSVMAQLENHWVPELEAAYRAEHEKKLQFGVAFANPKDTGLIRLVTEATAAQAETVDRIHGELMGRLEKTQIVGVSNLRAKLNKRIESLDATVEMLQGAEDTGASMALAIEQLASLENELASIESVELLVVSRQSADPIGPAKVLIVTLAGVLGLLAGIFLAFFAEFAALVRDQMTDA, from the coding sequence ATGACGCAAAGTGAAAACACTAGCCGAGCCCGTTACGACGACGAGATTAGCCTGGTCGAACTCGCGTCTACATTTTTGCGGCGTCGGCGGGTTTTTTATGTTGTTTTCGTGGTAACGATGCTGGCTGGTCTCGTCTATGCCATTTTGGCACCCGCGAAATACGAATATGTCAGTCTGGTGAAAGTCGCTGAAAAGGGTTCCGGTGAGTATTTAGACGAACCCTCAAGTGTTATGGCGCAGCTTGAAAATCATTGGGTGCCTGAGCTCGAAGCGGCCTACCGCGCGGAACATGAGAAAAAGCTTCAGTTTGGAGTGGCTTTTGCAAATCCTAAGGATACAGGGTTGATTCGATTGGTGACGGAGGCAACGGCAGCTCAAGCGGAAACAGTTGATAGAATCCATGGCGAGTTAATGGGGCGGTTAGAGAAAACGCAAATCGTCGGAGTATCTAACCTTCGGGCAAAGCTCAACAAGCGAATCGAGTCATTGGATGCCACGGTAGAGATGCTTCAGGGGGCTGAAGATACAGGAGCTTCGATGGCTTTGGCGATTGAGCAGCTAGCTTCACTCGAAAATGAACTGGCATCGATTGAGTCTGTTGAGCTGTTAGTTGTTAGTCGGCAAAGTGCTGATCCAATAGGGCCGGCGAAAGTTCTGATCGTTACCCTGGCTGGTGTGCTGGGGTTGCTGGCAGGGATCTTTCTAGCGTTTTTTGCCGAATTTGCTGCTCTCGTGAGGGATCAAATGACTGATGCCTGA
- a CDS encoding DegT/DnrJ/EryC1/StrS family aminotransferase, protein MIPFLDLKSINSQYREELVEAATRVIDSGWYIQGTELGAFEKEFAEYCGTEYCVGVANGLDALTLTLRAWKEMGKIKEGDEVIVPANTYVASILAITENGLTPVLVEPDELTLNLFADGIEAALSPRTRVVLVVHLYGRLAPMSDIMALAKAHDLLVLEDSAQAHGAGINGKKAGNWGNASGFSFYPGKNLGALGDAGAVTTNDGDLAHAVRALGNYGSHKKYENVYQGVNSRLDEMQAALLRIKLRYLDVETLRRRQIALAYAQGIGNRAVQQPISADETMERLKCHAFHLYVVRSEQRNALQQHLQNAGVQTMIHYPIPPHQQKAYANWNQHRFPLTEAVHGKVLSLPISPVMTDAEVNVVIEAVNSFVNSNCTI, encoded by the coding sequence ATGATTCCTTTTCTAGATCTGAAATCTATAAACAGCCAATATCGTGAAGAATTGGTGGAGGCTGCTACGAGAGTGATCGATTCAGGGTGGTATATACAAGGTACCGAACTTGGCGCTTTCGAAAAAGAATTTGCTGAATACTGTGGCACGGAATACTGTGTGGGCGTTGCCAACGGCCTTGATGCGCTTACCCTCACTCTCCGAGCCTGGAAAGAGATGGGCAAGATCAAAGAGGGCGATGAAGTTATTGTGCCAGCAAATACCTACGTTGCCAGCATCTTAGCGATTACTGAAAATGGCCTTACGCCCGTGTTGGTCGAGCCGGACGAGCTCACACTTAACCTCTTTGCTGACGGTATTGAGGCGGCTTTAAGTCCTAGGACAAGAGTTGTTCTTGTTGTGCACCTTTATGGCCGTCTAGCTCCCATGTCAGACATCATGGCGCTAGCTAAAGCCCATGATTTACTAGTGCTGGAAGACTCAGCTCAGGCACACGGGGCTGGCATCAACGGGAAAAAGGCAGGTAATTGGGGCAACGCCTCAGGTTTTAGCTTCTACCCTGGTAAAAACCTCGGCGCACTGGGTGATGCGGGCGCGGTTACCACTAATGATGGCGATCTGGCACATGCCGTCCGCGCACTTGGTAACTACGGTAGCCATAAAAAATACGAAAACGTCTACCAAGGTGTAAACAGCCGTCTGGATGAAATGCAGGCGGCTCTGCTGCGGATAAAGCTTCGCTATCTTGACGTCGAAACCCTGCGTCGTCGGCAAATTGCCTTGGCCTATGCTCAAGGAATTGGCAACCGCGCTGTCCAGCAGCCAATTAGCGCAGACGAAACCATGGAGCGCCTAAAATGCCATGCGTTTCATCTCTATGTAGTACGCTCGGAGCAGCGAAACGCACTTCAACAGCACCTACAAAATGCTGGAGTGCAGACGATGATTCACTACCCGATACCACCGCACCAGCAGAAAGCTTATGCCAACTGGAACCAGCACCGTTTTCCGCTTACCGAAGCGGTTCACGGAAAAGTGCTGAGTCTTCCGATTAGTCCGGTGATGACGGATGCGGAGGTCAATGTGGTGATCGAAGCTGTCAACTCATTTGTTAATTCAAACTGTACTATTTGA
- the rfaH gene encoding transcription/translation regulatory transformer protein RfaH, protein MGWYAVQYKPAQGDRALAHLKNQEIPCFYPKVPVEKIKGGKRTQKLEPLFPGYLFVNLEQTDSAWSKLRSTRGVLRVVGFAHKPAKISDEVIQHIRDSLDKVAAQGGIQSGSQVQLMEGPFEGLNAIFQAYDGEERAIVFINFMQKPQRISVPVAAIKR, encoded by the coding sequence ATGGGGTGGTATGCAGTGCAGTACAAGCCGGCGCAGGGTGATCGCGCTCTGGCTCATCTGAAGAACCAGGAGATTCCCTGCTTCTACCCAAAGGTGCCGGTAGAAAAGATAAAGGGTGGTAAAAGAACACAAAAGCTGGAACCGCTGTTTCCCGGATATCTCTTTGTGAACCTTGAGCAAACAGACTCTGCGTGGTCCAAATTGCGCTCAACCCGTGGCGTTCTGAGAGTGGTTGGTTTTGCGCACAAGCCTGCAAAAATCTCTGATGAAGTGATTCAGCACATCAGGGACAGCTTGGATAAGGTGGCTGCACAGGGGGGGATCCAGTCAGGGAGTCAAGTGCAGTTGATGGAGGGCCCGTTTGAGGGCCTCAACGCAATTTTTCAGGCCTACGACGGAGAGGAGCGTGCCATAGTGTTTATCAACTTTATGCAGAAGCCGCAGCGCATAAGTGTTCCGGTAGCAGCGATAAAGCGATAA